A stretch of the Argentina anserina chromosome 6, drPotAnse1.1, whole genome shotgun sequence genome encodes the following:
- the LOC126800832 gene encoding probable serine/threonine-protein kinase PBL7 has protein sequence MGWIPCSGNSNSRAKKNKKKRKSSVELEQRPFDQIKPTSEFVKTNSSLSVKESTKDGEHISAQTFVFRDLAAATRNFRAECLLGEGGFGRVYKGHLECINQVVAIKQLDRNGLQGNREFLVEVLMLSLLHHPNLVNLLGYCADGDQRLLVYEYMPLGSLEDHLHDMSPGKRRLDWNTRMKIAAGAAKGLEYLHDKASPPVIYRDLKCSNILLNEGYHPKLSDFGLAKLGPVGDNTHVSTRVMGTYGYCAPEYAMTGQLTLKSDVYSFGVVLLEIITGRKAIDNSRATGEQNLVAWARPLFKDRKKFSQMADPALQGQYPARGLYQALAVAAMCVQEQPNMRPVIADVVTALSYLAAQKYDPETEPPRSSRLAPCTPPRSKRDSERKAQWW, from the exons ATGGGTTGGATTCCATGTTCTGGTAATTCCAACAGTAGAgcaaagaagaataagaagaaaaggaagagtTCTGTAGAGTTGGAGCAGAGGCCATTTGACCAGATCAAACCCACTTCAG AATTTGTAAAGACCAATTCTTCTTTGAGTGTCAAAGAGTCCACGAAAGATGGAGAACACATCTCAGCACAGACTTTTGTGTTCCGTGATTTGGCAGCTGCAACTAGAAATTTCAGAGCAGAATGTCTTCTGGGGGAGGGAGGCTTTGGTCGAGTATATAAAGGACATCTGGAATGTATAAATCAG GTGGTAGCTATCAAACAACTTGATCGTAATGGGTTGCAAGGGAACAGGGAATTCCTTGTTGAGGTGTTGATGTTAAGTCTGCTTCACCACCCTAACCTTGTTAATCTTCTTGGTTACTGTGCTGATGGAGACCAGAGGCTGCTTGTCTATGAGTACATGCCCTTGGGATCTTTGGAGGATCATTTACATG ATATGTCGCCTGGTAAAAGAAGACTTGATTGGAatacaagaatgaaaatagctGCTGGGGCTGCAAAGGGGCTGGAGTATTTACATGACAAAGCAAGTCCACCTGTGATATACAGAGATTTGAAATGCTCCAACATATTGCTAAATGAAGGGTATCATCCCAAACTGTCTGATTTTGGTTTAGCCAAGCTTGGGCCTGTTGGGGACAACACCCACGTTTCTACTAGGGTTATGGGAACCTACGGATATTGTGCTCCTGAATATGCAATGACAGGCCAATTGACTCTTAAATCAGATGTTTATAGCTTTGGGGTGGTACTTTTGGAAATCATTACTGGCAGAAAGGCAATTGATAATTCTAGAGCTACAGGAGAGCAAAACTTGGTTGCATGG GCAAGACCTTTGTTCAAGGACCGAAAGAAATTTTCTCAAATGGCAGACCCTGCGCTACAAGGTCAGTACCCCGCACGGGGATTATACCAAGCTCTGGCTGTTGCGGCAATGTGTGTTCAGGAGCAGCCTAATATGCGTCCGGTTATAGCTGATGTTGTCACAGCTTTGTCATACCTTGCTGCACAAAAGTATGATCCTGAAACCGAGCCTCCACGAAGCTCCCGTCTTGCCCCTTGTACTCCCCCTAGAAGCAAGCGGGACAGTGAAAGGAAAGCTCAATGGTGGTAG
- the LOC126800831 gene encoding WRKY transcription factor 44: protein MDIKEAERVAIAKPVASRPTCSSFKSFTELLTGAIDASPSNVSSETAVPAIRPKTVRFKPTVNHPVAGLVSSQAGTPSAALSNSAEKVSKSDSKLTVLYKPLAKVVSRATVSALANLGNFSASQQQTQSSVGLGRVLHSNREKPYKTQLVSNLYQKSRSCAETSQTTEPVKIGSQNMEEDAKVIPAAANSDRPSYDGYNWRKYGQKQVKGSEYPRSYYKCTHPNCPVKKKVERSLDGQIAEIVYKGEHNHSKPQPPKRSSSGTQGSGFASDATGQENNTRLWNSHLNEKNEGSEGRVEDQNEVAVPVHSYQNKSVVHYDPLVTGTLTAGGATPDNSCGVSGECEEGSKGVEAEDYEPRSKRRKSENQSNEAGISGEVMEEPRVVVQSSADTEITGDGFRWRKYGQKVVKGNPYPRSYYRCTSVKCSVRKHVERVSEDPKAFITTYEGKHNHDMPLRTANPGASSEKDTQAPPSSKEKP, encoded by the exons ATGGACATTAAGGAGGCAGAGCGAGTAGCGATAGCTAAACCTGTTGCTTCAAGGCCTACTTGTTCTAGCTTTAAGTCATTTACGGAGCTTCTCACAGGCGCTATCGATGCATCACCCTCTAATGTATCTTCTGAAACTGCTGTTCCTGCCATCAGACCGAAGACTGTAAGGTTCAAGCCAACAGTGAATCATCCTGTTGCTGGATTGGTTTCTTCCCAG GCAGGGACGCCCAGTGCTGCACTCAGTAATTCAGCAGAGAAGGTATCAAAGTCAGATAGTAAATTGACTGTGCTATACAAACCATTGGCAAAAGTTGTATCAAGGGCGACTGTTTCTGCCTTGGCTAATCTG GGAAACTTCAGTGCTAGCCAGCAACAAACACAATCATCAGTTGGGCTTGGAAGGGTTCTACATTCTAACCGCGAGAAACCTTACAAAACCCAACTTGTCTCAAACCTTTATCAGAAAAGCCGATCATGTGCAGAGACAAGCCAGACTACAGAACCAGTAAAGATAGGATCACAGAATATGGAAGAGGATGCAAAAGTTATACCAGCCGCAGCCAACAGTGATAGGCCTTCTTATGATGGATATAATTGGAGAAAATATGGACAAAAGCAAGTCAAAGGAAGTGAGTATCCGCGAAGTTATTACAAGTGCACACATCCAAATTGTCCTGTGAAAAAGAAGGTTGAGAGATCTTTGGATGGACAAATTGCTGAGATTGTATACAAGGGTGAACACAACCACTCAAAGCCTCAGCCTCCAAAGCGCAGCTCATCTGGGACACAAGGGTCAGGTTTTGCATCTGATGCAACTGGTCAAGAGAACAACACCCGGTTATGGAACAGTCATCttaatgaaaaaaatgaaggtTCAGAAGGTAGAGTAGAGGATCAGAATGAAGTTGCAGTACCTGTGCATTCTTATCAAAACAAGTCTGTAGTACATTATGATCCACTTGTAACTGGAACACTAACTGCTGGCGGTGCAACTCCTGATAATTCTTGTGGTGTAAGCGGAGAATGTGAGGAAGGAAGCAAGGGAGTTGAAGCAGAGGATTATGAGCCTAGAAGTAAGAGAAG AAAAAGTGAAAATCAATCAAATGAAGCAGGCATATCGGGTGAAGTCATGGAAGAACCTCGTGTTGTGGTGCAAAGTTCTGCAGATACTGAGATTACAGGTGATGGCTTTCGCTGGAGGAAATATGGCCAGAAAGTTGTTAAGGGAAATCCATATCCAAG AAGTTACTACAGATGCACCAGTGTCAAATGCAGTGTTCGTAAGCACGTAGAGAGAGTCTCAGAGGATCCGAAAGCCTTTATCACAACATACGAAGGAAAACACAACCATGACATGCCACTGAGGACGGCAAACCCAGGAGCATCATCAGAAAAGGATACACAGGCCCCTCCTTCAAGTAAAGAAAAGCCATGA